CCATCTATACGAGCATGTGCGGTTCATCCTTGATGCATCCGCCGAGGACGAGATTGAGGAATGGCTTGAGGAGGCCGAAGATGATGGCGATTTTTGACGCTTTGCTGCGGCGACCCGGCCTGCCGATATTCGCGCCGATTGTGCTGTTCGCTGCTGCCTGCGCCCCTTCCGGCAGCGCGGGTGAGCCTTCTCCTGTTCCGGTCGCTCAAAACGAAGCGGCGACCCATTCAGAATCAGGCCTTCGCTTGATCGACGTCACTGTGGTGAGCGGCGAGACGCGCCATTCCTTCGTCACCGAGCTTGCCGATACCAACGAAGCGCAGGCGCGCGGCATGATGTTCCGCACCGAAATGGGAGACGGGGAAGGAATGCTGTTCCCCTCCTACACTCCGCAAGCGCGCAGTTTCTGGATGAAGAACACCCCGCTGCCGCTCGACATCATCTTTATCGGCCCCGATTACCGGATCACCAATATCGAGGCGGGTGTGCCCTATTCGACCGACAGCGTGTATTCCGACGGGCTCTCGATTGCAGTGTTCGAGATTCGCGGCGGGCGGTCGGAAGAGCTTGGGATCAGCGCAGGCGATCTGGTCGAGTTTGAATTGGAAGATTAGCTTTTCGCTCCCACCTCCGTGGGCCGGGTGGGCCTTCGGCCCGTCTTCGACTCCCTCGCTAGACGTCCTTCGCTTCGCTACGGACCCGCTGCGGGCGGGCGGTCGCCCTTTGACTGCCGTGACCAAGGTTCTGGATTGGGATGGTTGCGAGCCGGAGGCGAGCCAGCGCGCGACCGCGCGCCGCCGCTTATGCGGCGAAGCCAAGCGGGCCGGACGGCCCGCGCCCGGCGTCTGAGGGGGCAACAAACACACTAACCACGCTTGAAGCCAGTCTCGAAACCCACTATCCGCGCCCGATGGCTATATTCGGCAAAATCTTCACTTGGTGGGATGGCGGGACGCTCGGCACCCATTGGTGGTCCACCCGCGTTGGCGGCGAGCATGTCGGCACCGATGCGCAAGGCAACAAATATTACCGTGCCAAAGGGCGCGGCGGGCCGAACAATGGCTCCTACACGCAGAAAGAGCGCCGCTGGGTGATCTATAACGGCCCCAATGACGCCAGCCGCGTGCCCGCTGAGTGGCACGGATGGCTCCACGGATCGTTCGACGATGTGCCCGAAAGCTTTCTCCCACCTGCAAAGATATGGGAAGCGGATTACACCCCCAACGCCACCGGCACGCCGCAGGCTTACCGCCCCCAAGGCGCGCTGGAACGCGGCGGCAAACGCGCCTCTGCGGACGGCGATTACGAGGCTTGGGATCCTCTTGGGGAGCCGGAAGGCTAAGCACTATCTCTATGCGCGCACGCCTTGCCCTCATTCCGCTTGCGAGCGTGCTGGTCTTGGCCGCTTGCGGCGAGACCGAGGCTGATCCCGATGCGGAGGCTGTGGCTGTCCCGCTCGATGACGCGGCGCCGGAGCCTGCCGAAGGCGCAGGTGAGGGCGCAGGTGAGGGCGGGGTCACCGAAGTCGAAGGCGCAACCCCGATTGCCGAGCGCGTGGCCACGATCGGCCTGCTCAACAAGCGCAACAATGTCAGTCAGGATTTCGAGATCAGGACCGGCGAGACGATCGAGCAAGGTCCGGTGATCGTGCGGCTTGAAAACTGTGAGCGCACAGCGCCGCATGAATTCCCGCAGGAAACGGGCGCTTTCGTTCAGGTCGACGTGCTCGAACGCGGCGCGGACGAGCACACGCGCATATTCTCAGGCTGGCTGTTCAAGGAAAATCCCAGCCTCAATATCGTCGAGCACCCGGTCTATGATGTCTGGGTCAAAGACTGCGCGATGAGCTTTCCCGGGGAAGAGTGATTCTCCGCTGAGCTGAACCGGCGATGCGCGGCATCGAGCCACAATTCGGGCTTCCCCCGCGCCTTTGCCAGCAAATCCAGATAGTCCGCCTGCGGCATCTCCACCGCGCCCATAGAGGCGAGGTGATCGGTCATGAACTGGCAATCGAGCAGGCTGAAACCCGCCTCGCGCAGCATCGCCACCAGCCAGCACAGCGCGACCTTGCTGGCATTGTCGGCGAGGGAGAACATGCTCTCCCCGCAAAACACCGAATCGAAGGCGACCCCGTAAAGCCCGCCGACGAGCAGGAGATTGCCCTGTTCCTCGATCCAGCATTCGACCGAATGGGCATGGCCGGCGCGGTGCAGCTGGACATAGCTCGCCACAATCCTTTCGCTGATCCAGCTTTCCGGATGGCCCGGGCGCGGGGCAGAG
This genomic window from uncultured Erythrobacter sp. contains:
- a CDS encoding DUF192 domain-containing protein, which produces MMAIFDALLRRPGLPIFAPIVLFAAACAPSGSAGEPSPVPVAQNEAATHSESGLRLIDVTVVSGETRHSFVTELADTNEAQARGMMFRTEMGDGEGMLFPSYTPQARSFWMKNTPLPLDIIFIGPDYRITNIEAGVPYSTDSVYSDGLSIAVFEIRGGRSEELGISAGDLVEFELED
- a CDS encoding NADH:ubiquinone oxidoreductase subunit NDUFA12, translating into MAIFGKIFTWWDGGTLGTHWWSTRVGGEHVGTDAQGNKYYRAKGRGGPNNGSYTQKERRWVIYNGPNDASRVPAEWHGWLHGSFDDVPESFLPPAKIWEADYTPNATGTPQAYRPQGALERGGKRASADGDYEAWDPLGEPEG
- a CDS encoding DUF2155 domain-containing protein; protein product: MRARLALIPLASVLVLAACGETEADPDAEAVAVPLDDAAPEPAEGAGEGAGEGGVTEVEGATPIAERVATIGLLNKRNNVSQDFEIRTGETIEQGPVIVRLENCERTAPHEFPQETGAFVQVDVLERGADEHTRIFSGWLFKENPSLNIVEHPVYDVWVKDCAMSFPGEE
- the aat gene encoding leucyl/phenylalanyl-tRNA--protein transferase, with amino-acid sequence MHSPINPASRNAIPVETLLLAYRSGIFPMADTREDEDVFWVEPRDRAIIPLDGLRVSKSLRKVLRADRFIVTLDTAFDDVIRACSAPRPGHPESWISERIVASYVQLHRAGHAHSVECWIEEQGNLLLVGGLYGVAFDSVFCGESMFSLADNASKVALCWLVAMLREAGFSLLDCQFMTDHLASMGAVEMPQADYLDLLAKARGKPELWLDAAHRRFSSAENHSSPGKLIAQSLTQTS